A genomic stretch from Desulfolutivibrio sulfodismutans DSM 3696 includes:
- a CDS encoding peptidoglycan DD-metalloendopeptidase family protein, with the protein MSVGLESPLLAAPAEAGVDVQNKLHMDSLARTLNAGNTDEKKLREACRGFESAFLQKLMAQMRATVPKDGILHGPYEDKYLSMFDQAMGDKLAEAGGIGLADMMYAQLKERVGRGKGQSDQTGQTGAGSGAPTGPAKGATLPANRPAAGTGLDHLPTKSAGIPSEPQRIIADPVLAHPSHSLFLSAKAAEGTDASRPGRDQAAMELAAPVTGIITSDYGWRGDPFTGKTAWHAGMDIAAPEGEAVAACWDGQVVFAGQKGGYGKAVIVEHEGGWRSVYGHLSSIDVQQGDVVAAGRKIAEVGSTGRSTGPHLHFELRYAGASVDPMQVGIYAASAASQGINEGATMAARSSGGGSHDLENHRQPEQAGEGPGAFGHAAAGRIYPPEGA; encoded by the coding sequence ATGTCCGTGGGCCTGGAATCGCCGCTTTTGGCCGCGCCCGCCGAGGCGGGGGTGGATGTCCAGAACAAGCTGCACATGGATTCCCTGGCCAGAACCCTCAATGCCGGGAATACGGATGAGAAGAAACTGCGCGAGGCCTGCCGGGGATTCGAAAGCGCGTTTCTGCAAAAGCTCATGGCCCAGATGCGGGCCACGGTGCCCAAGGACGGCATTTTGCACGGCCCCTACGAGGACAAATACCTGTCCATGTTCGATCAGGCCATGGGCGACAAGCTGGCCGAGGCCGGCGGCATCGGCCTGGCGGACATGATGTATGCCCAACTCAAGGAGCGGGTGGGGCGGGGCAAGGGCCAATCGGACCAGACAGGCCAGACGGGCGCCGGATCGGGTGCGCCGACAGGGCCCGCCAAGGGGGCGACGCTGCCCGCCAACCGTCCTGCGGCCGGAACGGGACTGGACCACCTTCCCACGAAATCGGCCGGGATCCCGAGCGAGCCGCAGCGCATCATAGCCGATCCCGTGTTGGCCCATCCCTCCCATTCCCTGTTCCTCTCCGCCAAGGCCGCCGAGGGGACCGACGCCTCGCGTCCCGGCCGGGATCAGGCCGCCATGGAACTGGCGGCCCCGGTGACCGGGATCATCACCTCGGACTACGGCTGGCGTGGCGACCCGTTCACCGGCAAGACGGCCTGGCATGCGGGCATGGACATCGCCGCCCCCGAAGGGGAAGCGGTTGCCGCCTGCTGGGACGGACAGGTCGTTTTTGCCGGGCAAAAGGGCGGCTACGGCAAGGCCGTGATCGTGGAGCATGAAGGCGGATGGCGTAGTGTTTACGGGCACTTAAGTAGTATCGACGTGCAGCAGGGAGATGTTGTCGCCGCAGGCCGGAAAATTGCAGAAGTAGGGAGTACGGGACGATCCACCGGCCCTCATCTGCACTTCGAACTGCGATACGCCGGGGCCAGCGTGGATCCCATGCAGGTGGGGATCTATGCGGCGAGCGCCGCATCGCAAGGCATAAACGAAGGCGCGACGATGGCGGCGCGCTCCAGCGGGGGAGGAAGTCATGACCTCGAGAATCATCGCCAGCCTGAACAGGCAGGAGAAGGCCCTGGCGCTTTTGGCCATGCTGCAGCGGGAAGAATTTACCCACCTGAGGGTGCTTGA